One window from the genome of Candidatus Chlorohelix allophototropha encodes:
- the acs gene encoding acetate--CoA ligase: protein MSDLKSEATDHVLNELRVFTPSQEVVDNANITAYMHSKGYTDFHEFHKWSVENRFEFWDDMANELHWFKKWENTFEWTQKPFFRWFTEGKFNIVYNCLDRHMGTPVENKVAYYWEGDNGDTRTITYKDLYQQVNRFAAGLQKLGVKKGDRVGIYLPAVPEQAVALLAVARLGAVHSVVFAGFAAHALRDRCVDAEAKIIITADGNYRGGKLVDLKKTADEAAAEVPTLEHVVVYQRLGTEVPMKEGRDIWWHDLVADIPEDVVVPCEEMDSEDMLYILYTSGSTGKPKGVVHVHGGYAVGVYATMKFTFDIKPEDVFWCTADAGWVTGHSYLLYGPLMTGATSVYFEGIPTYPNPDRFWEVCAKYKVSIFYTAPTAIRSLMRFGEEWPQKHDLSSLRLLGSVGEPINPEAWMWYRDVIGRHELPIMDTWWQTETGAHMITPNVTLPLKPGSATWPFPTIEADVVDKDGSSVGHEKGGFLVIRHPWPSQMRTIFRDAARYETYWNTIADVYFAGDAVHRDNDGYFWIQGRVDDVIKVSGHRLGSMEIESSLVSHPAVAEAAAIGKPDPMKGEHVKVFVILKNGYEASPEMEKELKLHVRSNVGPVAVPDELEFVPSLPKTRSGKIMRRVIRAKELGEPIGDTSTLDN from the coding sequence ATGAGCGACCTCAAATCCGAGGCTACTGATCATGTTTTAAATGAATTGCGTGTCTTTACCCCTTCTCAGGAAGTGGTGGACAACGCCAATATTACGGCGTATATGCACTCCAAAGGCTATACTGATTTCCACGAGTTCCACAAATGGTCTGTTGAAAACCGTTTCGAATTCTGGGATGATATGGCGAATGAGCTTCATTGGTTCAAGAAGTGGGAAAACACCTTTGAATGGACTCAGAAACCCTTCTTCCGCTGGTTTACCGAAGGCAAGTTTAATATTGTTTATAACTGCCTTGACCGCCATATGGGAACCCCGGTAGAAAATAAGGTTGCCTATTACTGGGAAGGCGATAACGGCGATACCCGCACTATTACCTACAAAGACCTGTACCAGCAGGTGAATCGTTTTGCTGCCGGTCTCCAGAAATTGGGCGTTAAGAAGGGCGACCGGGTTGGTATCTACCTTCCCGCCGTGCCGGAACAAGCGGTAGCTTTGCTGGCAGTAGCGCGTTTGGGTGCGGTTCACTCGGTGGTATTCGCCGGTTTTGCTGCTCACGCGTTGCGCGATCGCTGCGTGGATGCCGAAGCTAAAATCATTATTACTGCCGATGGTAACTATCGCGGCGGCAAGTTGGTTGATCTCAAGAAGACCGCCGATGAAGCGGCTGCTGAAGTGCCTACCCTTGAGCATGTGGTGGTGTACCAACGCTTAGGCACCGAAGTTCCTATGAAGGAAGGGCGCGACATCTGGTGGCACGACCTTGTTGCCGACATTCCCGAAGATGTGGTTGTACCCTGCGAAGAGATGGACAGCGAAGATATGCTGTACATCCTCTACACCAGCGGTAGCACCGGCAAGCCAAAGGGCGTAGTACACGTACATGGCGGTTATGCGGTGGGCGTTTACGCTACCATGAAATTCACCTTCGACATCAAGCCGGAAGATGTGTTCTGGTGTACTGCCGATGCGGGCTGGGTAACCGGTCACAGCTACTTGCTGTACGGGCCGCTCATGACCGGCGCGACTAGCGTCTATTTCGAAGGTATTCCCACCTATCCTAACCCGGATCGTTTCTGGGAAGTATGCGCCAAGTACAAAGTATCCATCTTCTACACCGCTCCTACCGCGATTCGTAGCTTGATGCGCTTTGGCGAAGAATGGCCACAAAAGCACGACCTCAGCAGCTTGCGCTTGCTCGGTTCGGTGGGTGAGCCTATCAACCCCGAAGCATGGATGTGGTATCGCGATGTAATCGGGCGACACGAACTGCCGATTATGGATACTTGGTGGCAGACTGAAACCGGCGCGCACATGATTACCCCCAATGTGACCCTGCCTCTGAAACCCGGCAGCGCTACGTGGCCCTTCCCCACCATCGAGGCGGACGTGGTGGATAAGGACGGTAGCTCGGTTGGTCACGAAAAGGGCGGCTTCTTGGTTATTCGCCACCCGTGGCCCAGCCAGATGCGCACCATTTTCCGTGATGCGGCACGCTACGAAACCTACTGGAATACCATCGCCGATGTTTATTTCGCAGGTGATGCGGTGCATCGTGACAATGATGGCTATTTCTGGATTCAGGGTCGTGTGGATGACGTAATCAAGGTTAGCGGTCACCGCCTTGGCTCGATGGAAATCGAGTCTAGCTTGGTAAGTCACCCAGCGGTTGCGGAAGCAGCGGCAATCGGCAAGCCAGACCCGATGAAGGGCGAGCATGTCAAAGTGTTCGTAATTCTGAAGAACGGTTACGAAGCCAGCCCCGAAATGGAGAAGGAACTGAAGTTGCACGTTCGCAGCAACGTAGGTCCCGTAGCAGTGCCGGACGAACTCGAATTCGTGCCTTCGCTGCCCAAGACCCGTTCTGGCAAGATTATGCGCCGTGTAATCCGTGCCAAGGAACTGGGCGAGCCAATCGGCGACACCAGCACTTTGGATAACTAA
- a CDS encoding response regulator transcription factor yields the protein MAKQAEDMIQVLIVDDRADVREGIRSILAIESTIEVVGEATSGKEGVELARKLRPNITLMDIEMPGEFDGLVATRLLKKDCRDCDVLMLTFHDGQEYLKQALLCGASGYILKDSTRTDLIRAVVTIANGGMLIDPAMLRYLIHDIAQTDVFFQNGSSATQRNEELAKKAELAKNLTRREKEVFELLGESLTNIDISTRLMISQATVKSHVKSVLDKLELNDRTQAAVLAVRLGL from the coding sequence ATGGCAAAACAAGCTGAAGACATGATACAAGTGCTGATAGTTGATGATCGCGCAGATGTGCGTGAAGGAATACGTAGTATTCTTGCGATTGAATCAACTATTGAGGTAGTAGGTGAGGCAACGAGCGGTAAAGAAGGAGTCGAACTCGCTCGAAAGTTACGCCCGAATATTACTTTAATGGATATTGAAATGCCCGGTGAGTTTGATGGTTTGGTGGCAACTCGTTTGCTAAAAAAAGATTGCAGAGATTGCGATGTGTTGATGCTAACCTTTCACGATGGACAGGAATATCTGAAACAGGCTTTGTTATGTGGCGCAAGCGGCTATATCCTGAAAGACTCCACTCGAACAGATTTAATACGTGCGGTTGTAACGATAGCTAACGGTGGGATGTTAATTGACCCTGCAATGTTACGTTACTTAATACACGATATTGCGCAAACCGATGTTTTTTTTCAAAACGGTAGTAGCGCCACTCAGAGGAACGAAGAACTTGCCAAAAAGGCTGAACTCGCAAAGAATTTGACCCGCCGTGAGAAAGAAGTATTCGAACTACTTGGTGAAAGTTTGACCAATATAGACATCTCCACACGATTAATGATCAGTCAGGCAACTGTAAAAAGCCACGTAAAATCAGTTCTTGATAAATTGGAGTTAAATGACCGGACGCAAGCGGCAGTATTAGCGGTACGTTTGGGGTTATAA